From Curtobacterium sp. SGAir0471, the proteins below share one genomic window:
- a CDS encoding glycoside hydrolase 5 family protein, with the protein MRFGVNHTPSVGWFHSWLDFSPSDTARDMEQIASLGADHVRVFPLWPVVQPNRTLIRRAALDDVATVVDIAGSFGLDVNVDALQGHLSSFDFVPSWLDSWHRRNMFTDPEVVASTAAYVEALAAAVADKPNLLGISIGNEVNQFAHAPHPAPHDTTAAQGHAWAAAMVAAARRGLSAGREARSTSAQTVATGAGSRPTPLVTVAQYDAAWYDDAQPFGPEHAADHGDATVTHSWVFNGAAALHGALGAGSVRHGEYLLQLAAAWNRAPARPNWLQEVGAPTNVVDPADAAAFTERTIRHVAGAQDLLGVTWWCSHDVSRTLADFPELEYDLGLFTNDGRLKPAGEAFAALARSGLPAPAAPPSTAVVLDDVLPDGSPRYGVRADCAPGGRFAAAWLACAESSADGRGPQVVLRSRLSDTAHTVARGIRSTVEVPDDLAGTALSVAHPATMP; encoded by the coding sequence ATGCGCTTCGGTGTCAACCACACCCCGTCGGTCGGCTGGTTCCACTCGTGGCTCGACTTCTCGCCGTCGGACACCGCGCGCGACATGGAGCAGATCGCGTCGCTCGGTGCCGACCACGTGCGGGTCTTCCCACTGTGGCCGGTCGTCCAGCCGAACCGGACGCTCATCCGGCGGGCCGCCCTCGACGACGTCGCGACCGTGGTCGACATCGCCGGGTCGTTCGGTCTCGACGTCAACGTCGACGCGCTGCAAGGGCACCTGTCGAGCTTCGACTTCGTGCCGTCGTGGCTCGACAGCTGGCACCGGCGGAACATGTTCACCGACCCGGAGGTGGTCGCCTCGACGGCGGCCTACGTCGAGGCGCTCGCCGCGGCGGTCGCCGACAAGCCCAACCTGCTCGGCATCTCGATCGGCAACGAGGTCAACCAGTTCGCGCACGCACCGCACCCCGCTCCGCACGACACCACGGCGGCGCAAGGACACGCATGGGCGGCGGCGATGGTCGCGGCCGCCCGGCGTGGACTGTCGGCCGGCCGGGAGGCACGCAGTACCTCCGCCCAGACGGTCGCCACCGGTGCCGGGTCGCGTCCGACCCCGCTGGTCACCGTCGCGCAGTACGACGCGGCCTGGTACGACGACGCGCAGCCGTTCGGTCCCGAGCATGCGGCGGACCACGGTGACGCCACGGTCACGCACTCGTGGGTGTTCAACGGGGCCGCGGCCCTGCACGGTGCACTCGGCGCCGGGTCGGTGCGGCACGGGGAGTACCTGCTCCAGCTCGCCGCGGCCTGGAACCGTGCGCCCGCTCGGCCGAACTGGCTGCAGGAGGTCGGCGCGCCGACGAACGTCGTCGACCCGGCCGACGCCGCGGCGTTCACCGAGCGGACCATCCGGCACGTCGCCGGCGCCCAGGACCTGCTCGGGGTGACCTGGTGGTGCTCGCACGACGTCTCCCGGACGCTCGCGGACTTCCCCGAGCTCGAGTACGACCTCGGGCTGTTCACCAACGACGGACGGCTGAAGCCCGCGGGGGAGGCGTTCGCCGCCCTCGCCCGGTCCGGTCTGCCCGCACCCGCGGCACCGCCGTCCACCGCGGTCGTGCTGGACGACGTGCTGCCCGACGGCTCACCCCGGTACGGCGTCCGTGCCGACTGTGCCCCCGGTGGCCGGTTCGCCGCCGCGTGGCTCGCCTGCGCCGAGTCCTCGGCGGACGGCCGCGGACCCCAGGTCGTCCTGCGTTCCCGACTGTCCGACACCGCGCACACCGTGGCCCGGGGCATCAGGAGCACCGTGGAGGTGCCCGACGACCTCGCCGGCACCGCGCTCTCGGTCGCGCACCCCGCGACCATGCCCTGA
- a CDS encoding endo-beta-N-acetylglucosaminidase H codes for MQKKTQIGIVAALAAVLAAPMIPAAASAAPSTASATKSGPTSIAYVEVNNDQLANVGHYRLANGANAFDVAIIFAANINRDADGDAVLYANENVQRTLDDAATQIRPLQAKGIKVSLSILGNHQGTGIANFPTQAAAEDFAAQVSATVARYGLDGVDLDDEYSDYGTDGTPQPNQQSIGWLVSALRADMPGKLISFYDIGPASDALSSSSSTIGSQLDYAWNPYYGTYSAPSIPGLGKDRLSAAAVDIQNTPRSTAVSLAQRSKADGYGVFMTYNLPDGDVSSYVSGFTNVLYGQTTIHE; via the coding sequence ATGCAGAAGAAGACGCAGATCGGCATCGTGGCGGCGCTCGCCGCGGTGCTCGCGGCCCCGATGATCCCGGCGGCAGCATCCGCCGCACCGTCCACCGCGTCCGCGACGAAGTCCGGCCCGACGAGCATCGCCTACGTCGAGGTCAACAACGACCAGCTCGCGAACGTCGGCCACTACCGGCTCGCCAACGGTGCGAACGCCTTCGACGTCGCGATCATCTTCGCCGCGAACATCAACCGCGACGCGGACGGTGACGCGGTGCTGTACGCCAACGAGAACGTGCAGCGCACGCTCGACGACGCCGCCACGCAGATCCGCCCGCTCCAGGCGAAGGGCATCAAGGTGTCGCTGTCGATCCTCGGCAACCACCAGGGCACGGGCATCGCGAACTTCCCGACGCAGGCAGCCGCCGAGGACTTCGCGGCGCAGGTCTCCGCGACCGTCGCACGGTACGGCCTCGACGGGGTCGACCTCGACGACGAGTACTCCGACTACGGCACGGACGGCACCCCGCAGCCCAACCAGCAGTCGATCGGCTGGCTCGTCAGCGCCCTGCGCGCAGACATGCCCGGCAAGCTCATCTCGTTCTACGACATCGGCCCGGCGTCCGACGCCCTGTCGTCGTCGAGCAGCACGATCGGGTCGCAGCTCGACTACGCCTGGAACCCCTACTACGGCACGTACTCGGCGCCCTCGATCCCGGGGCTCGGCAAGGACCGGCTCTCGGCGGCGGCGGTCGACATCCAGAACACCCCGCGGTCGACGGCGGTCTCGCTCGCGCAGCGTTCGAAGGCCGACGGGTACGGCGTCTTCATGACGTACAACCTGCCCGACGGCGACGTGAGCTCGTACGTCTCCGGGTTCACGAACGTGCTCTACGGCCAGACCACGATCCACGAGTGA
- a CDS encoding glycosyltransferase, giving the protein MQRHVEEGWVASARIREGVLVLTSGRSDPDVLSAALTEEFGEPVVLRSASEADVRQRVAYELEEEVADLAAHGLARTNPALSARTVLSRGQQVGGVVALLVFAACLVLAPGSTVAIATAVLSLGFLAGILFKFWVSMVGARFDLVEQVSAEDVAALDDDALPTYTVLVPVFREANIVHDLVRNLEVLDWPKDRLEVLVLVEAEDHETREAVIDAAPPEWMRIVIVPPGSPQTKPRACNVGLAIAQGEYVVIYDAEDRPDPDQLKKVFLTFDRAGDDTVCVQAALSYFNADENALTRMFTLEYSYWFDYMLAGLDARQLPIPLGGTSNHFRADLLRELGGWDPYNVTEDADLGIRASAVGYRVAVVNSTTMEEANTSIPNFVRQRSRWIKGYMQTALVHARRPRALVREIGPRRAAAFALLIAGTPLTFLGMLPGVVVTIATLVLPADWTAPLFPAPVLWLCVLDFLLGNATMIYLTMMGPYKRGRFDLMGWALLNPLYWILHSVAAYKGLWQLITRPHYWEKTEHGLTKTTA; this is encoded by the coding sequence GTGCAGCGGCACGTCGAGGAGGGCTGGGTCGCGTCCGCGCGCATCCGCGAGGGCGTCCTCGTCCTGACGAGCGGCAGGTCCGACCCGGACGTCCTCAGCGCGGCGCTCACCGAGGAGTTCGGCGAGCCCGTCGTCCTCCGCAGCGCGTCCGAGGCGGACGTCCGCCAGCGCGTCGCGTACGAGCTCGAGGAGGAGGTTGCCGACCTCGCCGCGCACGGCCTCGCCCGGACGAACCCGGCGCTGTCCGCACGGACCGTCCTCTCACGCGGGCAGCAGGTCGGTGGCGTGGTCGCCCTGCTCGTGTTCGCGGCGTGCCTCGTCCTCGCCCCCGGCAGCACGGTGGCGATCGCGACGGCGGTGCTCTCGCTCGGCTTCCTCGCCGGCATCCTCTTCAAGTTCTGGGTGTCGATGGTCGGCGCGCGCTTCGACCTGGTCGAGCAGGTATCGGCCGAGGACGTCGCCGCACTGGACGACGACGCCCTGCCGACGTACACCGTGCTCGTGCCCGTCTTCCGCGAGGCGAACATCGTGCACGACCTCGTCCGGAACCTCGAGGTGCTCGACTGGCCGAAGGACCGGCTCGAGGTCCTGGTGCTCGTCGAGGCCGAGGACCACGAGACCCGCGAGGCCGTCATCGACGCCGCGCCACCGGAGTGGATGCGCATCGTCATCGTGCCACCGGGGTCACCGCAGACGAAGCCGCGCGCCTGCAACGTCGGACTGGCGATCGCGCAGGGGGAGTACGTCGTCATCTACGACGCCGAGGACCGTCCGGACCCCGACCAGCTGAAGAAGGTGTTCCTGACCTTCGACCGCGCCGGGGACGACACCGTGTGCGTGCAGGCGGCGCTGAGCTACTTCAACGCCGACGAGAACGCACTCACGCGCATGTTCACGCTCGAGTACTCGTACTGGTTCGACTACATGCTCGCCGGACTCGACGCCCGACAGCTCCCGATCCCGCTCGGCGGCACGTCGAACCACTTCCGCGCCGACCTGCTCCGCGAGCTCGGTGGATGGGACCCGTACAACGTCACCGAGGACGCCGACCTCGGCATCCGGGCGTCCGCCGTCGGGTACCGGGTCGCCGTCGTCAACTCGACGACGATGGAGGAGGCGAACACCTCGATCCCGAACTTCGTCCGGCAGCGCTCCCGCTGGATCAAGGGCTACATGCAGACGGCGCTCGTGCACGCACGGCGTCCACGGGCGCTCGTCAGGGAGATCGGTCCGCGACGGGCAGCAGCCTTCGCCCTGCTCATCGCGGGGACGCCGCTGACGTTCCTCGGGATGCTGCCCGGCGTCGTCGTCACGATCGCGACGCTCGTGCTGCCGGCGGACTGGACCGCGCCGCTGTTCCCGGCGCCGGTCCTGTGGCTCTGCGTGCTCGACTTCCTGCTCGGCAACGCCACGATGATCTACCTGACGATGATGGGGCCGTACAAGCGCGGCCGCTTCGACCTGATGGGCTGGGCGCTCCTCAACCCGCTGTACTGGATCCTGCACTCGGTCGCCGCGTACAAGGGGCTGTGGCAGCTGATCACCCGGCCGCACTACTGGGAGAAGACCGAGCACGGCCTGACGAAGACCACCGCGTGA
- a CDS encoding alpha-mannosidase produces the protein MHDDIPLTTGRARRVLDERILPAVHATAVPLETAWHELPGEPVPPAAGLQLDFTPYEVGTPWGAAWGTTWFRLSGTVPQEYAGQRVEAVIDLGFDKNMPGFQCEGLVYLADGTPVKSINPRNQWVLVTERAEGGETVELFVEAASNPVLLDYHPFLPTQEGDVQTSSSKRLYTSRRMDLAVFASEVHELSLDLEVLLELQAQLADGPRRMRILQALDDALDRLDLQHIAETAGDARAALADVLAAPADASAHTISAIGHAHIDSAWLWPVRETIRKVARTTSTMTELIDQTDDFLYGMSSAQQYAWIKEHRPEVYARVRAAVEAGRFLPLGGMWVESDTVMPTGESLVRQFSQGQRFFEREFGIRPKGVWLPDSFGYSPALPQLMRRAGFEWFFTQKISWNQVNKFPHHTFLWEGIDGSRVFSHFPPMDTYNSRLSGEEVAKAARQFRENRLATGSIAPVGWGDGGGGTTREMTGTAARLADLEGSAKVRWEHPDAFFDRAKAELSNPPVWVGELYLELHRATLTSQHQTKQGNRRCEQLLIEAELWAATAAARVGAAYPYDELDALWQQVLLQQFHDILPGTSIAWVHREAVAKYAETAAALTAIIEDALSALAGPGTETVVVNPAPVLQAGAPAQGAVPAADVPTAEPVSLTQQDGGYVLTNDLVRVVVTAQGLVTSAVDLTTGRDAIAPEQAANLLQLHQDFPNMWDAWDVDRYYRNRTEDLVVVDSLDASVDAAGVARVVVSRSFGDSSVTQEIVLAPGSRTLEFDQTTDWHETEKFLKVAFPLDVRAEHTIAETQFGAQKRVTHTNTSWEAAKFETSMHRYVLVEEPGFGVALVNSSIHGFDTTRDAVDGHVTTTVRLSLLRAPRFPDPETDQGVQTHRYGIVVGTDQLGATAAGIVMNAPARRVTGAHGFEPLVQVSGDVVLSSVKLADDRSGDLVVRVYEPSGRRGTGGIAVDGPFGEPAEVTLLEEADDALPGVAAVTDGVAAFPVDAYEVRTFRYPRG, from the coding sequence ATGCACGACGACATCCCGCTCACCACCGGACGCGCCCGACGGGTCCTCGACGAGCGGATCCTGCCCGCGGTGCACGCGACCGCGGTGCCGCTCGAGACCGCCTGGCACGAGCTGCCGGGGGAGCCGGTCCCGCCCGCCGCGGGTCTGCAGCTCGACTTCACGCCGTACGAGGTGGGGACGCCGTGGGGCGCGGCCTGGGGCACGACGTGGTTCCGGCTGTCCGGCACGGTCCCGCAGGAGTACGCCGGGCAGCGCGTGGAGGCGGTGATCGACCTCGGCTTCGACAAGAACATGCCCGGGTTCCAGTGCGAGGGGCTCGTGTACCTGGCCGACGGCACGCCGGTGAAGTCGATCAACCCGCGGAACCAGTGGGTGCTCGTCACGGAGCGGGCCGAGGGCGGCGAGACCGTCGAGCTGTTCGTCGAGGCCGCGTCGAACCCGGTGCTCCTCGACTACCACCCCTTCCTGCCGACGCAGGAGGGCGACGTGCAGACCTCGTCGTCGAAGCGGCTGTACACGAGCCGCCGCATGGACCTCGCGGTGTTCGCGTCCGAGGTGCACGAGCTGTCGCTCGACCTCGAGGTGCTCCTCGAACTGCAGGCGCAGCTGGCGGACGGCCCGCGGCGGATGCGGATCCTGCAGGCGCTCGACGACGCCCTCGACCGGCTCGACCTGCAGCACATCGCCGAGACGGCAGGGGACGCCCGCGCTGCGCTCGCCGACGTGCTCGCGGCGCCGGCCGACGCCTCGGCGCACACGATCTCGGCGATCGGCCATGCCCACATCGACTCCGCCTGGTTGTGGCCCGTCCGCGAGACGATCCGGAAGGTCGCCAGGACGACCTCGACGATGACCGAGCTCATCGACCAGACCGACGACTTCCTCTACGGCATGTCGAGTGCGCAGCAGTACGCCTGGATCAAGGAGCACCGGCCCGAGGTGTACGCCCGGGTGCGTGCCGCGGTCGAGGCCGGTCGCTTCCTGCCGCTCGGCGGCATGTGGGTCGAGTCGGACACGGTGATGCCGACGGGCGAGAGCCTCGTGCGGCAGTTCTCGCAGGGGCAGCGCTTCTTCGAGCGGGAGTTCGGCATCCGGCCGAAGGGTGTCTGGCTGCCGGACAGCTTCGGGTACTCGCCGGCACTGCCGCAGCTCATGCGCCGAGCGGGCTTCGAGTGGTTCTTCACCCAGAAGATCTCGTGGAACCAGGTGAACAAGTTCCCGCACCACACCTTCCTCTGGGAGGGCATCGACGGGTCGCGGGTGTTCTCGCACTTCCCGCCGATGGACACGTACAACTCCCGGCTCTCCGGGGAAGAGGTGGCGAAGGCCGCCCGGCAGTTCCGGGAGAACCGCCTCGCCACGGGGTCGATCGCCCCGGTCGGCTGGGGCGACGGCGGTGGTGGCACCACGCGCGAGATGACCGGCACGGCCGCTCGGCTCGCGGACCTCGAGGGCAGCGCGAAGGTCCGGTGGGAGCACCCGGACGCGTTCTTCGACCGGGCGAAGGCCGAGCTGTCGAACCCGCCGGTGTGGGTGGGGGAGCTGTACCTGGAGCTGCACCGCGCCACGCTCACGAGCCAGCACCAGACGAAGCAGGGCAACCGCCGGTGCGAGCAGCTGCTCATCGAGGCCGAGCTGTGGGCCGCGACGGCCGCCGCCCGCGTCGGGGCCGCCTACCCGTACGACGAGCTCGACGCCCTCTGGCAGCAGGTCCTCCTGCAGCAGTTCCACGACATCCTCCCCGGCACCTCGATCGCCTGGGTGCACCGCGAAGCGGTCGCGAAGTACGCCGAGACGGCCGCAGCGCTGACCGCGATCATCGAGGACGCGCTGTCGGCACTCGCCGGCCCCGGAACGGAGACCGTCGTCGTCAACCCGGCCCCGGTCCTCCAGGCCGGTGCTCCCGCGCAGGGCGCGGTCCCGGCGGCCGACGTGCCCACCGCTGAGCCGGTCTCGCTGACCCAGCAGGACGGCGGGTACGTGCTCACCAACGACCTGGTCCGGGTCGTCGTCACCGCGCAGGGCCTCGTGACGAGCGCCGTCGACCTGACCACCGGGCGCGACGCGATCGCCCCGGAGCAGGCCGCCAACCTGCTGCAGCTGCACCAGGACTTCCCGAACATGTGGGACGCGTGGGACGTCGACCGGTACTACCGGAACCGGACCGAGGACCTGGTCGTCGTCGACTCGCTCGACGCATCGGTGGACGCCGCCGGAGTTGCTCGCGTCGTCGTGTCGCGCTCGTTCGGTGACTCCTCCGTCACACAGGAGATCGTGCTCGCGCCCGGTTCCCGCACCCTCGAGTTCGACCAGACGACCGACTGGCACGAGACCGAGAAGTTCCTCAAGGTGGCGTTCCCGCTCGACGTCCGCGCCGAGCACACGATCGCCGAGACGCAGTTCGGCGCACAGAAGCGCGTCACGCACACGAACACGTCGTGGGAGGCCGCGAAGTTCGAGACGTCGATGCACCGCTACGTGCTGGTGGAGGAGCCCGGGTTCGGTGTCGCGCTCGTGAACTCCTCGATCCACGGGTTCGACACCACCCGGGACGCCGTCGACGGCCACGTCACCACGACCGTGCGGCTCTCGCTGCTCCGCGCGCCGCGGTTCCCCGACCCGGAGACCGACCAGGGCGTGCAGACGCACCGGTACGGCATCGTCGTCGGGACGGACCAGCTCGGTGCGACCGCGGCCGGCATCGTGATGAACGCCCCGGCGCGGCGCGTCACAGGCGCCCACGGGTTCGAGCCGCTCGTGCAGGTGTCGGGGGACGTCGTGCTGTCGAGCGTCAAGCTCGCCGACGACCGCTCGGGCGACCTGGTCGTCCGCGTCTACGAGCCGAGCGGGCGACGGGGGACCGGCGGCATCGCCGTCGACGGGCCGTTCGGCGAACCGGCCGAGGTGACCCTGCTCGAGGAGGCTGACGACGCACTGCCGGGTGTCGCAGCGGTCACGGACGGTGTCGCCGCGTTCCCGGTGGACGCGTACGAGGTCCGGACCTTCCGCTACCCGCGCGGCTGA
- a CDS encoding DUF1905 domain-containing protein, with amino-acid sequence MAGAGTTTSLLPKDGGYLVPLRTAERRRAAVEVGDVVHVTLTFAAP; translated from the coding sequence GTGGCGGGGGCCGGCACGACGACGTCGCTCCTCCCGAAGGACGGCGGCTACCTCGTGCCCCTGCGCACGGCGGAGCGTCGTCGCGCGGCCGTGGAGGTCGGCGACGTCGTCCACGTGACCCTGACGTTCGCCGCCCCCTGA
- a CDS encoding GH92 family glycosyl hydrolase — translation MSAERRGGPTGPVTAVAARNGVGFVSQQATPIEQTDPTGTVQVLDGHRGHDVGPTDVLTWVWFPERSLPDGRTEPTTTDLDRFWAATAFALDVVFTDGTRLSAGGARDQYDDLVTPEAQDDARKQWVDQWNRRTVDLSAHVGRTVDRLEARLGRADRPTPDDDTGRTVRGWLDDVRIAPAGHATGHLPQGARPLDHVRTTRGTHSSGRFSRGNTAPLVGLPHGGVLGLPMTDASDSRWPYAYQEHNRPSDDRPAIQAFATSHLPSPWMGDRGVFQVMPSPLADPDVDRTARALGFDRVDEADGPHRYRVALDDGVTAEMTAGEFALGWRFTGVRSIVLDHHGVLRSCTVRIEDGTAVVDVLLDDRAETPPHHVHVRIGNALADRTTFVDGELRGCIEVGGDTDVLLGISTVSAEDAIANLEVAGDVDRMRRHAEERWTAALDTLQVGGATEDQLVSIYSGLYRAFLYPTRAGETALTGAPRHRSPYGEVLSEPIRDEPGPEVVDGPLTTTNGFWDTYRTAWPLLALLTPDTAADLAEGVVAHFTDGGWTPRWSAPGAEDVMTGTTSDTVFADLVAKGIDGFDVGQAYRSAVRNATVPSPDRRVGRKGSLPGDLRGYVDTATGEGMSWTLDAAINDWGVAVLADAMATRAAAAGDPDGERRYRAEHEWFARRSLRYRNVFDRERGFFIGRTPDGAWRAGDDFDPDVWGGDYTETNAWGTMFTAPHDGAGVVDLHGGPAGFDDAVARFLQRPETGTTDRSGSYGFAIHEMTEARDVRMGMLGLSNQPAHHIPFFPMFTGRHDDAHRIVRECLDRLFVGSDLGQGYPGDEDNGEMSAWYVLATIGLYPLAPATGTYVLVPPSVRRTVLRRPGGATTVIETAGDGRFIASVTVDGDPWESISIPHAVVVGASSIVVELSATATGWASDTRPVSASELHGFLDTPDDVLPVGASPLTDDTGLTRVALAAGESVSVPVTAPRTSLVAVTVAEPVTASWRTVLRDAGGTVVHDVEEHDAAFSWTGQTRVFRFDGGAVTDGTLTLEAATPVVLTQLQLIAADGG, via the coding sequence ATGAGTGCTGAACGCCGTGGCGGCCCGACCGGCCCCGTGACCGCGGTCGCGGCCCGGAACGGGGTCGGGTTCGTCTCGCAGCAGGCGACCCCGATCGAGCAGACCGACCCGACGGGGACCGTGCAGGTCCTCGACGGGCATCGAGGTCACGACGTCGGGCCGACCGACGTCCTGACCTGGGTCTGGTTCCCGGAGCGGTCGCTGCCCGACGGGCGGACCGAGCCGACGACCACGGACCTCGACCGGTTCTGGGCCGCCACGGCGTTCGCACTCGACGTCGTCTTCACCGACGGCACACGACTCAGCGCGGGCGGCGCCCGCGACCAGTACGACGACCTCGTCACCCCCGAGGCGCAGGACGACGCCCGCAAGCAGTGGGTCGACCAGTGGAACCGGCGGACCGTCGACCTGTCGGCGCACGTCGGCCGGACGGTGGACCGTCTGGAGGCGCGGCTCGGCCGAGCCGACCGGCCCACGCCCGACGACGACACCGGCAGGACCGTGCGCGGCTGGCTCGACGACGTCCGGATCGCACCCGCGGGGCACGCGACCGGTCACCTGCCGCAGGGCGCTCGACCGCTCGACCACGTCCGCACCACGCGCGGCACGCACTCGTCCGGCCGGTTCTCCCGCGGCAACACCGCGCCCCTCGTCGGGCTCCCGCACGGCGGCGTCCTCGGCCTGCCGATGACCGACGCATCCGACAGCCGGTGGCCGTACGCCTACCAGGAGCACAACCGACCGAGCGACGACCGGCCTGCGATCCAGGCGTTCGCGACGAGCCACCTGCCCTCACCCTGGATGGGCGACCGCGGGGTCTTCCAGGTGATGCCGTCGCCGCTCGCCGACCCCGACGTCGACCGGACCGCCCGCGCGCTCGGCTTCGACCGGGTCGACGAGGCCGACGGACCGCACCGCTACCGGGTCGCCCTCGACGACGGCGTCACCGCCGAGATGACCGCGGGGGAGTTCGCCCTGGGGTGGCGGTTCACCGGGGTCCGCAGCATCGTGCTCGACCACCACGGCGTGCTCCGCTCGTGCACTGTGCGCATCGAGGACGGCACGGCGGTCGTCGACGTCCTGCTCGACGACCGCGCCGAGACACCACCGCACCACGTGCACGTGCGGATCGGGAACGCGCTCGCCGACCGGACGACGTTCGTGGACGGCGAGCTCCGCGGCTGCATCGAGGTCGGCGGGGACACCGACGTGCTGCTCGGGATCTCGACCGTCTCCGCCGAGGACGCGATCGCGAACCTCGAGGTCGCGGGGGACGTCGACCGGATGCGTCGGCACGCCGAGGAACGCTGGACCGCCGCACTCGACACGCTGCAGGTCGGGGGCGCCACCGAGGACCAGCTCGTCTCGATCTACTCCGGGCTGTACCGGGCCTTCCTGTACCCGACGCGTGCGGGGGAGACCGCGCTGACCGGGGCACCACGGCACCGGTCGCCGTACGGGGAGGTCCTGTCCGAGCCGATCCGCGACGAACCAGGACCCGAGGTCGTGGACGGCCCGCTCACCACCACGAACGGGTTCTGGGACACCTACCGGACCGCGTGGCCGCTGCTCGCGCTCCTCACGCCGGACACCGCGGCGGACCTCGCCGAGGGGGTCGTCGCGCACTTCACCGACGGTGGGTGGACCCCGCGCTGGAGTGCACCCGGCGCCGAGGACGTCATGACCGGCACGACGAGCGACACCGTGTTCGCCGACCTCGTGGCCAAGGGGATCGACGGGTTCGACGTCGGTCAGGCCTACCGGTCCGCGGTGCGCAACGCGACCGTCCCGTCGCCGGACCGACGCGTCGGACGGAAGGGGAGCCTCCCGGGCGACCTCCGCGGGTACGTCGACACGGCGACCGGCGAAGGGATGTCCTGGACCCTCGACGCCGCGATCAACGACTGGGGTGTCGCCGTCCTGGCGGACGCGATGGCGACGCGGGCCGCGGCTGCCGGCGACCCGGACGGCGAGCGGCGGTACCGGGCGGAGCACGAGTGGTTCGCACGCCGCTCCTTGCGGTACCGGAACGTCTTCGACCGGGAGCGCGGGTTCTTCATCGGCCGCACACCCGACGGTGCCTGGCGAGCGGGCGACGACTTCGACCCCGACGTCTGGGGCGGCGACTACACCGAGACCAATGCCTGGGGGACGATGTTCACCGCGCCGCACGACGGTGCCGGGGTGGTCGACCTGCACGGCGGACCGGCCGGCTTCGACGACGCCGTCGCTCGGTTCCTGCAGCGGCCCGAGACCGGTACCACCGACCGGTCCGGGTCGTACGGGTTCGCGATCCACGAGATGACCGAGGCGCGCGACGTGCGGATGGGGATGCTCGGCCTGTCGAACCAGCCGGCGCACCACATCCCGTTCTTCCCGATGTTCACCGGACGACACGACGACGCGCACCGCATCGTCCGCGAGTGCCTCGACCGGCTCTTCGTCGGTTCCGACCTCGGGCAGGGGTACCCGGGTGACGAGGACAACGGCGAGATGAGCGCCTGGTACGTCCTCGCCACGATCGGCCTGTACCCGCTGGCGCCGGCGACCGGCACCTACGTGCTCGTCCCGCCGTCGGTCCGGCGGACGGTGCTGCGGCGGCCTGGAGGCGCGACCACCGTCATCGAGACCGCCGGCGACGGGCGGTTCATCGCCTCCGTCACGGTCGACGGCGACCCGTGGGAGTCGATCAGCATCCCGCACGCGGTCGTCGTCGGGGCATCGTCGATCGTGGTGGAGCTGTCGGCGACCGCTACCGGGTGGGCGTCCGACACCCGACCGGTCTCCGCGTCGGAGCTGCACGGCTTCCTGGACACCCCGGACGACGTCCTGCCCGTCGGGGCATCGCCGCTCACCGACGACACGGGGCTGACCCGTGTGGCGCTCGCCGCGGGGGAGTCGGTGTCCGTGCCGGTCACCGCCCCGAGGACGTCCCTGGTCGCCGTCACGGTGGCCGAGCCGGTCACCGCGTCGTGGCGCACGGTGCTCCGTGACGCGGGCGGCACCGTCGTGCACGACGTCGAGGAACACGACGCGGCGTTCAGCTGGACCGGGCAGACCCGCGTCTTCCGGTTCGACGGTGGCGCGGTCACCGACGGGACCCTCACGCTCGAGGCCGCGACCCCCGTGGTGCTGACGCAGCTGCAGCTCATCGCGGCCGACGGGGGCTGA